One window of the Planctomycetia bacterium genome contains the following:
- a CDS encoding insulinase family protein: MCFLPLVMCLVLQDKVRTQETRSFVIPSAALHLYDSLREHTLSNGLKVYLLPVPGSPIVTMMTCFKVGACDEDKNATGLSHYLEHLLFKGTARFKPGDIDRMTQRSGGSNNAYTNHDITNYHFDFAADRWETGLEIEAERMRGTLIDKQHEFEQEKGAVIEELARNEDTPWDLEEKAMLQLLFGKESPYGHPVIGEREHVRSATAPLITTYYNNWYHPNNAAVVLVGGFDPDIALAKIKSKLESIPSAKLPERHKWTAITPTKQLRHEFTSKFPVPRMVMAFVTIPQGHEDETALDMASMVLASGKTSRLYKKLVLEERIALDVSASHLPGRNPGWLNIQVELIPGKERAQAEKLIVHELNRLATETVSAEEMTRYQRLLITQTIFSRESIHSLADSIASSIHMIPVSKLKNQFSLWAIVKPQDIQRVAQQYLLQDKSVIVWSVPKAEPSLGSVGSAVKPERRSHTQSEGGRSPVNLQQTKKVVLPNGLTLLMLQNSRMPIVVAATSLKYVREYEDAAQSGLALLTGSLLEEGTEQRTQNQIAETIENVGGSLSLSSGGGVVKVLKDNSKLGLDLLFDCLLHSNFPGEAFARKKEEQKSEIAQANEEPLSRAFMAFQESVYGTHFKGRVSRGTLQSVEQLTREDCLQFHRKIMTPENLTIAVVGDFDYEEVTNHIKSLTAKWDSKLQLLNAQPEIAFTKEGSTRIITMPQAAQLQFLMGHLGITRDNPDYFKLLVMDNVLGTGSGFTDRLSSRLRDREGLAYTVTATITDSADLQPGTFMCYIGTDARNYQRVKQLFLEEIERLQKEVPSEYEVTSTKQYLIGKLAFLMTTNESIAQRLLYLNRFGFGLDYYDRYKNSVESVTPEQIREMAKKYIHTGKFTTIAAGAIDQQGKVLPPKAEK; encoded by the coding sequence ATGTGCTTCCTGCCCCTGGTTATGTGCCTGGTTCTGCAGGATAAAGTTCGAACTCAGGAAACAAGATCATTTGTCATTCCATCCGCAGCACTTCACTTATATGACTCACTGCGTGAGCATACCTTATCGAATGGATTGAAAGTATACCTTCTGCCTGTCCCCGGCTCACCCATCGTGACCATGATGACTTGCTTCAAGGTAGGAGCCTGTGACGAAGACAAGAATGCCACCGGGTTATCGCATTATCTGGAACATCTCCTGTTCAAAGGCACGGCCCGTTTCAAGCCAGGCGATATCGATCGAATGACTCAACGGAGTGGCGGGTCAAATAATGCCTACACCAATCACGATATCACCAATTATCATTTTGATTTCGCAGCGGATCGCTGGGAAACGGGACTTGAAATTGAAGCTGAACGCATGCGAGGCACGCTGATTGATAAACAACATGAATTTGAACAGGAAAAAGGAGCTGTCATCGAAGAATTGGCACGCAACGAAGACACTCCGTGGGATCTTGAAGAGAAGGCCATGCTGCAGCTTCTTTTTGGCAAAGAATCACCTTATGGCCATCCGGTGATTGGCGAGCGAGAACATGTGCGGTCTGCAACGGCACCTTTGATAACCACCTATTACAACAACTGGTATCATCCCAATAACGCAGCGGTGGTGCTGGTTGGTGGTTTCGATCCTGATATCGCACTGGCCAAGATCAAATCTAAACTGGAGAGCATCCCCTCTGCCAAGTTGCCTGAACGCCACAAGTGGACTGCAATCACGCCCACCAAACAGTTGCGACATGAATTCACCTCCAAATTCCCCGTGCCACGCATGGTGATGGCCTTTGTCACCATACCTCAAGGCCACGAAGATGAAACAGCGCTCGACATGGCCAGCATGGTACTGGCATCAGGTAAAACCAGTCGACTTTACAAGAAACTGGTACTTGAAGAACGCATCGCACTCGATGTATCAGCCTCTCATTTACCTGGTAGAAATCCTGGCTGGCTGAACATTCAAGTTGAATTGATTCCAGGCAAAGAACGTGCTCAAGCCGAAAAGCTCATTGTTCATGAACTCAACAGACTTGCAACTGAAACAGTTTCTGCTGAGGAAATGACTCGATATCAAAGACTTCTGATCACACAAACCATATTCAGTCGTGAAAGCATACATAGCCTGGCGGATAGCATTGCCAGCTCCATTCACATGATTCCCGTTTCCAAACTGAAAAATCAGTTCAGCCTGTGGGCCATTGTAAAACCTCAAGATATTCAAAGAGTAGCCCAACAGTATCTGCTCCAGGATAAATCTGTTATTGTTTGGTCTGTCCCCAAAGCCGAACCATCACTCGGTTCGGTAGGCTCAGCGGTCAAGCCAGAACGTCGTTCACATACGCAATCAGAAGGCGGCCGCTCACCAGTCAATCTGCAACAAACTAAAAAAGTAGTGCTTCCAAACGGCCTGACTCTTCTGATGTTGCAGAACTCAAGAATGCCAATAGTTGTCGCAGCTACATCACTGAAGTATGTCAGGGAGTATGAAGATGCGGCACAATCAGGTCTGGCTTTACTGACTGGAAGCCTGCTCGAAGAAGGAACTGAGCAGCGTACACAGAATCAGATTGCAGAAACAATAGAAAACGTTGGAGGTTCACTGAGCCTTTCATCAGGAGGTGGCGTTGTAAAGGTACTGAAAGATAATTCAAAGCTTGGACTCGATTTGCTTTTTGATTGCCTGCTACATTCCAATTTCCCTGGCGAAGCTTTTGCCCGTAAGAAGGAAGAGCAGAAATCTGAAATTGCCCAGGCGAATGAAGAGCCTCTTTCACGAGCATTCATGGCTTTCCAGGAAAGTGTGTATGGTACCCACTTCAAGGGCAGGGTATCGAGAGGTACATTGCAATCGGTTGAACAGCTAACCCGAGAAGATTGTCTGCAGTTTCATCGGAAAATCATGACACCTGAAAACCTGACAATCGCAGTGGTCGGTGATTTTGATTATGAAGAAGTTACCAACCACATCAAAAGTCTGACAGCAAAGTGGGACAGCAAACTGCAACTACTGAATGCTCAACCAGAAATTGCCTTCACCAAGGAAGGCAGCACACGGATTATCACGATGCCACAGGCTGCACAGTTGCAGTTTTTGATGGGGCATCTGGGAATCACACGAGATAACCCCGACTATTTCAAGCTGCTCGTTATGGACAATGTGCTTGGAACAGGTTCCGGCTTCACTGATCGACTTTCTTCACGGCTTCGCGACAGGGAAGGGCTGGCATATACCGTTACAGCAACGATTACGGACTCCGCTGATCTCCAGCCTGGAACATTCATGTGTTACATCGGTACTGATGCCAGAAATTATCAACGGGTTAAACAGCTTTTCCTGGAGGAGATCGAAAGGCTTCAAAAGGAAGTTCCCAGTGAATATGAAGTTACCAGTACCAAGCAGTATCTGATAGGTAAACTTGCCTTTTTAATGACAACGAATGAAAGCATCGCCCAACGGTTGCTCTATCTGAATCGATTCGGTTTCGGGTTGGATTATTATGACCGGTATAAAAACAGTGTTGAATCTGTAACTCCTGAGCAAATTCGGGAAATGGCTAAAAAGTACATTCACACTGGGAAATTTACAACGATTGCAGCAGGTGCAATTGACCAGCAGGGCAAAGTCCTGCCTCCAAAAGCGGAAAAATGA
- a CDS encoding glycosyltransferase family 2 protein: MHPVAEQELITHIQDSPVKRTDYELSIVMPCLNEADTVGTCVRKAHAAIEKMGIRGEIIIADNGSTDGSQAIAQEHGARIVAVSAKGYGNALMGGINAAHGKYIIMGDADDSYDFGESDKFVKQLRAGYELVQGCRFPRGGGTIKKGAMPFLHYWLGNPLFSFLSRLWFKAPINDIYCGLRGFTKDLYKRLDLRSYGMEFATEMVIKASLFNAKIAEVPITLHPDGRKAHPPHLKTWRDGWRTLRFFLLYSPRWLFLIPGLFLIFLGILGYALALPAVKLGGITFDAHSLLFSSLFLMVGYQAVLFALFTKRFAISEGMIPPDPRLTRFFQWATLERGLIVGILAGLTGLVLLIGAINQWWEAGFGVLDYAVTMRWVIPGATLCMLGFQTLFGSFFISVLGMRRS, translated from the coding sequence ATGCATCCAGTCGCCGAACAGGAACTCATCACTCATATTCAAGACAGTCCTGTAAAGAGGACAGACTACGAACTCAGTATTGTCATGCCCTGCCTGAATGAAGCAGATACGGTAGGCACCTGTGTACGAAAAGCCCATGCAGCCATCGAAAAGATGGGAATCCGAGGCGAGATTATCATTGCGGATAATGGCAGCACCGATGGTTCACAAGCCATTGCACAAGAGCACGGCGCCCGTATTGTTGCTGTGAGTGCCAAAGGTTACGGTAATGCACTCATGGGAGGCATTAATGCTGCTCATGGCAAATATATCATCATGGGCGATGCTGATGACAGTTATGATTTCGGAGAGTCAGACAAGTTTGTGAAGCAACTGCGTGCCGGTTATGAACTGGTTCAGGGTTGCAGGTTTCCCCGAGGCGGCGGAACCATCAAAAAAGGAGCCATGCCATTTCTACATTATTGGCTTGGCAACCCTCTCTTTTCATTTCTGAGCCGGCTCTGGTTCAAGGCTCCAATCAACGATATTTATTGTGGCCTACGAGGCTTCACCAAAGACTTATACAAGCGACTGGATTTACGCAGCTACGGAATGGAATTCGCCACTGAAATGGTGATCAAGGCCAGCCTGTTCAATGCAAAAATTGCTGAAGTGCCAATCACACTTCACCCTGATGGTAGAAAAGCTCATCCACCGCATCTGAAAACCTGGCGCGATGGCTGGCGTACTCTTCGATTCTTCCTGCTCTACAGTCCGCGCTGGCTCTTTCTGATTCCTGGCCTGTTCTTGATCTTCCTGGGTATACTGGGATATGCATTGGCACTGCCTGCAGTGAAGTTAGGCGGAATTACGTTTGATGCCCACAGCCTGTTGTTCTCCAGTCTTTTCCTGATGGTTGGTTATCAGGCAGTTCTTTTTGCCTTGTTTACCAAGCGGTTTGCGATCAGTGAAGGAATGATACCGCCTGACCCCAGGCTGACACGTTTTTTCCAGTGGGCAACACTGGAAAGAGGGCTGATTGTTGGGATACTTGCAGGGCTGACGGGTCTGGTATTATTGATCGGTGCCATTAATCAATGGTGGGAAGCCGGGTTTGGCGTGTTAGACTATGCAGTTACCATGCGTTGGGTCATCCCCGGTGCAACGCTTTGCATGCTGGGCTTTCAAACTCTCTTTGGCAGCTTCTTCATCAGCGTTCTTGGGATGCGACGATCATGA
- a CDS encoding methyltransferase domain-containing protein: protein MNATAEPPAQKSDAEFDRFATNYDEALQQGLAVSGESKEYFATGRIQFLKNCLEKLAFTPSLAFDFGCGTGTSVPLLHQLPGVKKVTGTDLSIESITQAQQLHAHPDRQFVPLTEFKPEGDFDLAFCNGVFHHIPVAVRPEAVATVFRSLKPGGIFAFWENNPWNPATRYVMSRIPFDRDAITLTPRESRNLLKQAGFEVLRTDYLFIFPKFLKWCRPLETVISSWPLGTQYQVLCRKPLTT, encoded by the coding sequence ATGAATGCGACTGCAGAACCACCTGCTCAGAAATCAGATGCAGAATTTGATCGCTTTGCAACAAACTACGATGAAGCATTGCAACAGGGGCTAGCCGTCTCTGGTGAATCAAAAGAGTATTTTGCTACAGGTCGAATCCAGTTTCTGAAGAATTGTCTGGAAAAGCTCGCATTTACACCGAGTCTTGCATTCGATTTTGGATGCGGAACTGGGACCAGCGTTCCACTCCTGCATCAACTACCGGGTGTCAAGAAAGTCACCGGAACTGATCTATCAATTGAGTCCATAACGCAGGCTCAGCAACTTCATGCTCATCCTGATCGACAGTTTGTTCCTCTGACTGAATTCAAGCCAGAAGGTGATTTTGACCTGGCATTCTGCAATGGTGTATTCCACCACATTCCCGTTGCTGTGCGCCCCGAAGCTGTTGCAACTGTTTTCCGCTCACTCAAGCCTGGTGGGATTTTCGCATTCTGGGAAAACAATCCCTGGAACCCAGCAACGCGCTATGTCATGAGTCGCATTCCATTTGATAGAGATGCCATCACTCTGACACCCAGAGAATCCAGAAATCTTCTGAAGCAAGCTGGCTTCGAAGTTCTCAGAACAGATTATCTGTTTATTTTCCCGAAATTCCTGAAATGGTGCAGGCCACTTGAAACAGTCATTTCATCCTGGCCGCTAGGCACCCAATATCAGGTTCTGTGTCGCAAACCACTGACTACTTAA
- the recG gene encoding ATP-dependent DNA helicase RecG — protein sequence MSESLSPSTENPLASSAQFVKGVGPQRYEKLLKLGLVTVGDLLFYLPRAYESLTNRAKIADLKANDEPQTIVGEVVEIEGRTTHSGKDLVSIVISDGDPMVLEATFFNQPFVANRLSYGMTVACTGKPRRYRGHWQMNNPKLRPVDQSVIDGESTVMPLYGLTEGLHADAMRRIQKEIVERYAVALREITPPELVIRRGLPRLTEAFRAVHLPQTLAEAQLGRSRLAYDELLVLQVALGLQRRDQQVQGKASPLPRSRMVDERIRRLFPFDLTDGQVKAIHQICEDMVQERPMRRLLQADVGAGKTAVAIYAMLVAVANKHQTALMAPTEVLARQHWRTFQKYLMHSKVRMEFLVGGMSEADRRIALSEIKNGTIDLVVGTQALIQNDIEFANLGLVVIDEQHRFGVQQRATIRHKGLDPHYLVMTATPIPRSVALTVFGDLDVSVIRELPQGRKPVQTAWVAEEDRHNLMARLVNEMKSGRQLYVVCPMVEESADNDVKGAIDTAKLLQDGYFADCKVGLLHGRMSDDQKDEIMNQFKTKQLDCLVATTVIEVGVDIPNATLMVIEHAERFGMSQLHQLRGRICRGTQAGQCYLFANTASPESQDRLKFFCSTTDGFLLAEKDFELRGMGEFFGTRQHGASELKIAHPIRDIEMLEFARHDALELIKADPGLQKPEHSGIRAAVLSRYGRKLGLAGIG from the coding sequence ATGAGTGAATCACTATCTCCCAGTACAGAGAACCCGCTGGCTTCATCTGCGCAATTCGTCAAAGGTGTGGGGCCACAACGATATGAAAAACTCCTGAAACTGGGACTGGTAACCGTGGGCGACTTGCTCTTCTACCTGCCTCGTGCCTATGAATCGCTGACCAACCGTGCGAAGATTGCCGATCTCAAAGCTAATGATGAACCTCAAACCATTGTTGGCGAAGTAGTTGAAATCGAGGGGAGAACCACGCACAGCGGAAAAGATCTGGTGAGCATTGTCATCAGTGATGGTGATCCCATGGTGCTGGAAGCAACATTCTTTAATCAGCCCTTTGTCGCAAACCGTTTGAGTTATGGAATGACGGTCGCCTGTACTGGCAAGCCTCGGCGATATCGTGGCCATTGGCAGATGAACAATCCGAAGTTAAGGCCGGTAGACCAGTCAGTCATAGATGGCGAATCAACAGTCATGCCTCTTTATGGATTGACCGAGGGATTGCATGCAGATGCCATGCGAAGAATTCAGAAGGAAATTGTTGAACGATATGCTGTTGCATTAAGGGAAATCACGCCACCTGAACTGGTCATTCGTCGTGGATTACCTCGATTGACTGAGGCTTTTCGTGCAGTGCATCTGCCTCAGACGCTTGCTGAAGCACAGCTTGGCAGAAGCAGGCTGGCATACGATGAATTGCTAGTGCTGCAGGTCGCACTCGGATTGCAACGACGCGATCAGCAGGTACAAGGGAAAGCCAGTCCGCTGCCACGCTCACGAATGGTTGATGAACGCATTCGGCGACTTTTTCCCTTTGATCTGACAGACGGGCAGGTAAAGGCTATTCATCAGATCTGCGAGGATATGGTACAGGAACGACCCATGCGTCGACTCCTGCAGGCAGATGTAGGCGCGGGGAAAACAGCAGTTGCCATCTATGCCATGCTGGTTGCTGTTGCCAACAAACATCAGACGGCACTCATGGCGCCAACGGAGGTTCTTGCCAGGCAGCATTGGAGGACCTTCCAGAAGTATCTGATGCACAGCAAAGTCCGCATGGAATTCCTGGTGGGGGGGATGTCTGAAGCAGATCGGCGGATTGCCTTATCCGAAATCAAGAATGGAACAATTGATCTGGTGGTGGGTACACAGGCCTTGATTCAGAACGATATTGAATTTGCCAATCTGGGGCTGGTAGTGATTGATGAACAGCACCGATTTGGAGTACAGCAGCGCGCTACCATCAGACACAAAGGGCTTGATCCGCATTATCTGGTAATGACTGCTACCCCTATACCTCGTTCGGTGGCATTAACGGTCTTTGGAGATCTTGATGTATCTGTCATTCGTGAGTTGCCTCAAGGTAGAAAGCCAGTTCAGACAGCATGGGTAGCTGAGGAAGACCGGCATAATCTAATGGCACGCTTAGTGAACGAAATGAAGAGTGGCAGACAACTCTACGTGGTTTGTCCGATGGTGGAAGAATCTGCAGATAATGATGTGAAAGGTGCGATAGATACCGCGAAGCTGTTGCAGGATGGTTACTTTGCAGATTGCAAAGTTGGTTTATTACATGGCCGCATGTCGGATGATCAGAAAGACGAGATCATGAATCAATTCAAAACGAAGCAGTTGGATTGCCTGGTAGCGACCACCGTGATTGAAGTAGGAGTGGACATCCCCAATGCTACGCTGATGGTCATTGAACACGCGGAAAGATTTGGCATGTCGCAACTGCATCAGTTGCGTGGAAGAATTTGCCGAGGCACGCAAGCAGGACAGTGTTACCTGTTTGCCAACACAGCGTCGCCTGAGTCGCAGGATCGACTCAAGTTTTTCTGTTCCACGACGGATGGTTTTCTGTTAGCGGAGAAAGACTTTGAACTTCGCGGCATGGGTGAATTTTTTGGAACCAGGCAACATGGTGCCAGTGAACTGAAGATCGCGCATCCGATCAGGGATATCGAAATGCTGGAGTTTGCACGCCACGACGCACTTGAGTTAATCAAAGCTGATCCAGGGTTACAGAAGCCTGAACACAGTGGAATTCGTGCTGCGGTACTTTCGCGATATGGCAGGAAACTGGGCTTGGCTGGAATTGGTTAA
- a CDS encoding alkaline phosphatase family protein: protein MRKLPLCIPGLVILTCVLAFHPSYSRETIVKSRATPKLLLLVVFDQLRGDYLQRWSELYGENGFKKLMQEGRWYSNCHYPYSMTVTGAGHATLGTGCTPAQHGIVENDWYDRSTRTEAYCASMYDRYKMIPEGARSKAGKDSGGAPDRLMVPALGDVVKAATSNKGKVIGISMKDRGGVLPTGKKADICYWYDNNEGAFVTSSFYTDRLPSYMQQFNQQKYADKWFGRNWERLRTDIDYEKYSGPDDQTGEGTGTSQGRVFPHSMTGGLSKPGSKFYDAVYNSPFGNDLTWAAAKVVIENEQLGMDDETDYLAISFSSNDAVGHIWGPDSQEILDITLRSDRLIAEMIGYLDERVGKDNYVLALSSDHGVCPIPEIQQKLGLKPGRVEVKLTLKELETYLARKYPVNGKWIDAATGAGLYINHQSLKHAGIEKKQMETEIAAWFKSKDYVKEVFTRTEIMSTAPLEGFGEPIRLCFHAERSGDVFPVLQPYWFLSTYKTGTTHGSPHEYDTHVPLLFYGSKVNAGVSRERVSPQLAAVGLAATIGGKLEHSTVQIPGDLFK from the coding sequence AGTTGTTGCTGCTGGTAGTATTTGATCAACTGCGAGGAGATTACCTGCAGCGGTGGAGTGAGCTTTACGGAGAGAATGGATTCAAAAAGCTGATGCAGGAAGGAAGATGGTATTCCAATTGCCATTACCCATATTCGATGACGGTGACAGGAGCCGGGCATGCCACGCTTGGGACAGGTTGTACACCGGCGCAACATGGCATCGTTGAAAATGACTGGTATGACAGATCAACTCGTACTGAAGCATATTGTGCATCCATGTATGATCGTTACAAAATGATTCCTGAAGGTGCTCGCAGTAAAGCAGGAAAGGACTCAGGTGGTGCGCCTGATCGGTTAATGGTGCCTGCACTAGGCGATGTGGTTAAAGCAGCTACCAGCAACAAAGGCAAAGTAATCGGTATTTCCATGAAGGATCGAGGTGGTGTTCTACCTACGGGTAAGAAAGCCGATATTTGTTATTGGTACGATAACAACGAGGGAGCATTTGTTACATCTAGCTTTTACACAGATAGACTGCCAAGTTACATGCAGCAGTTCAATCAGCAGAAGTATGCAGATAAATGGTTCGGTCGTAACTGGGAGCGTTTACGAACCGACATTGATTACGAAAAGTATTCCGGACCGGATGATCAGACAGGTGAAGGTACTGGAACAAGCCAGGGTAGAGTATTTCCGCATTCCATGACCGGCGGATTGAGTAAACCCGGTTCCAAATTTTATGATGCAGTCTACAATTCACCTTTTGGCAACGATTTAACCTGGGCTGCAGCTAAAGTAGTTATTGAGAACGAGCAACTGGGAATGGATGATGAAACCGATTATCTGGCCATCAGCTTTTCTTCCAACGATGCTGTAGGACATATCTGGGGGCCTGATTCGCAAGAGATTCTGGATATTACTCTCCGAAGCGATCGCCTGATAGCGGAAATGATCGGCTATCTCGATGAGCGGGTTGGCAAAGACAACTATGTGCTGGCATTGTCTTCTGATCATGGCGTCTGCCCCATTCCTGAAATACAGCAGAAACTGGGACTCAAGCCTGGCCGGGTTGAAGTCAAATTGACATTGAAAGAATTGGAAACCTATCTGGCACGCAAGTACCCCGTCAATGGTAAGTGGATTGATGCGGCAACTGGTGCTGGACTGTACATCAATCACCAATCGTTGAAGCACGCAGGTATCGAGAAGAAACAGATGGAAACAGAGATAGCTGCCTGGTTCAAATCAAAGGACTATGTCAAGGAAGTGTTTACACGCACAGAAATCATGTCAACTGCACCGCTGGAAGGCTTTGGCGAGCCTATTCGACTTTGTTTCCATGCTGAGCGGTCAGGCGATGTATTTCCGGTACTGCAGCCCTACTGGTTTCTGAGCACCTATAAAACAGGCACCACGCATGGTTCGCCGCATGAGTACGACACGCATGTGCCGTTGCTCTTTTACGGCAGTAAGGTGAATGCTGGCGTATCACGCGAACGCGTGTCGCCTCAACTGGCTGCGGTTGGACTAGCTGCAACGATTGGTGGAAAACTGGAACACTCAACCGTTCAGATTCCCGGCGACTTGTTTAAGTAG